One segment of Salvelinus alpinus chromosome 1, SLU_Salpinus.1, whole genome shotgun sequence DNA contains the following:
- the LOC139531114 gene encoding nonsense-mediated mRNA decay factor SMG8-like produces MIWAEKMALPVSVGALLESEVIEDPLYKDEGLCVLGIFGKTAMLPGSPKEFLINTLADKHIYPLFGLDETDNHNSGSLIQAYYSQENRVLYLVLTSVCDNRQLLWACESLSTGVGHSEAHEFWKGADKQHCLALLYLFSLCHVLLLVHPTCCFDVTYDRLFRALDALRQKVLPLLRAAIKDSIISKEWKVNCRPCPPRLLFVFQMNGALRSYGGNGSDPSGGNADKPKKHSPRRRLQHALEDQIYRIFRKSRVLTNQSSNCLFTVPANQAFVYVVPGPEEDPVAAVLGQLRSNCALRENDTSTLVSGPRRYQQMRHSARQPSFNVESSSLSGGQLVDCSLKEFLWQHVELVLTKKGFDDSVGRNPQPSHFELPTYSKWAQVAYRLHQVMIANTEEETAELAVKVQSQLKFLEGFLDADAKFSENRCQKALPLAHSAYQSNLPHNYTTTVHKNQLTQALRVYSQHARGVAFQRYALQLHEDCYKFWSNGHQLCEERSLTDQHCVHKFHLLPQPDEKPEMDRNPPILNHNSRGRSTSSCNCGWKQAPREDPFDIQAANYDFYQMFEEKCCGKLERIDFPVFQPSTPDPAPACEETPRPTEVAAPVPVPPSGSEPGSGPSEGERLKESIPASHPVSHTPGESTSLSLALSLGHSTDSLGPYGDGGGGEGQEKRPSLVDRQASTVEYLPGMLHSGCSKGLLPKFSSWSLVKLGPAKTYNPHTGLEQPGFLPGSSFLLPWDVVIRSRSEEEVGLTEPLDGGPSSWPAPNKTVAGKRGSAGGLGRGRRRDDVARAFVGFEYEDSRGRRFLSSGPDKVVKVLGPGGAKEPATRALNTDMPLYIPSPAQGRGLKTHYAQLARLYIVVPDAPLEITLNPQVQPGPPPCPVFHPEQTELVLPPDGLWVLRFPYSYVTDRGPCYPPKENQPLASYKVLRGILRANTASPLPPQ; encoded by the exons ATGATATGGGCGGAAAAAATGGCGTTGCCCGTGAGTGTGGGAGCGCTTCTAGAATCAGAAGTAATAGAGGATCCATTATACAAAGATGAAGGTCTCTGTGTACTTGGTATATTCGGTAAGACTGCAATGCTACCCGGATCACCGAAAGAGTTTCTAATCAACACGCTCGCGGACAAGCACATCTATCCACTATTTGGACTGGATGAGACAGACAATCATAACAGTGGAAGCTTGATTCAGGCGTACTACAGCCAAGAAAACCGCGTATTGTATCTGGTGCTTACTTCAGTTTGTGACAACCGACAGCTTTTGTGGGCGTGTGAGTCTTTGAGTACGGGCGTCGGACACTCGGAGGCGCACGAATTCTGGAAAGGAGCGGATAAACAGCATTGCTTAGCATTGCTTTACCTATTCTCGTTGTGCCATGTCCTGCTACTGGTCCATCCTACATGCTGTTTTGATGTCACCTATGACAGATTGTTCCGTGCTCTGGATGCACTTCGCCAGAAAGTTCTGCCACTACTACGTGCTGCAATCAAGGATTCGATAATATCCAAAGAATGGAAGGTGAACTGCCGGCCCTGTCCCCCTCGCCTGCTATTCGTATTCCAGATGAATGGAGCCCTGCGAAGCTATGGTGGAAATGGTTCAGACCCTTCTGGAGGAAATGCTGATAAGCCCAAGAAACACTCGCCAAGGAGACGCCTCCAGCATGCATTGGAAGACCAGATATATCGCATTTTCCGGAAAAGTCGGGTCCTCACCAACCAGAGCAGTAATTGCTTATTCACTGTCCCTGCTAACCAAGCGTTTGTTTACGTGGTGCCTGGGCCAGAGGAGGACCCAGTGGCAGCCGTGCTAGGACAGCTGCGCTCCAACTGTGCCCTGAGGGAAAATGACACCAGCACCTTGGTGTCTGGACCCAGGCGCTACCAACAAATGCGTCACTCTGCAAGACAACCATCCTTCAATGTAGAAAGCAGCAGCCTCTCAGGGGGGCAACTAGTAGACTGTAGTCTGAAGGAGTTCCTTTGGCAGCATGTCGAACTGGTGTTGACCAAGAAAGGCTTTGATGACAGCGTTGGTCGCAATCCGCAGCCTTCTCATTTTGAGCTGCCAACCTACTCCAAATGGGCACAAGTGGCCTACAGGCTGCATCAGGTCATGATAGCCAACACAGAGGAGGAAACTGCAGAGCTGGCTGTCAAAGTGCAGAGTCAGCTTAAGTTTTTGGAAGGTTTCCTGGACGCAGATGCCAAGTTCTCTGAGAACCGCTGCCAGAAAGCCCTGCCACTGGCACATAGCGCCTACCAGTCTAACCTTCCCCATAACTATACCACCACTGTACACAAAAACCAACTGACACAAGCACTTCGGGTCTACAGCCAGCATGCACGCGGCGTAGCTTTTCAGCGCTATGCCTTGCAGTTGCATGAGGACTGCTACAAGTTCTGGAGTAATGGGCATCAGTTATGTGAAGAGCGCAGTCTAACAGACCAACACTGTGTGCACAAGTTTCACCTGCTGCCTCAGCCAG ATGAGAAGCCAGAGATGGACCGCAACCCGCCCATCCTCAACCACAACAGCAGGGGGCGTTCCACTAGCTCGTGTAACTGTGGCTGGAAGCAAGCCCCTCGTGAGGACCCCTTTGACATCCAAGCTGCCAACTACGACTTCTACCAA ATGTTTGAGGAGAAATGCTGCGGGAAGCTGGAGAGGATCGACTTTCCTGTTTTCCAGCCAAGCACCCCAGACCCAGCCCCGGCCTGTGAAGAAACACCCAGACCCACTGAGGTGGctgccccagtcccagtcccaccgTCAGGTTCAGAGCCTGGGTCAGGGCCATCAGAGGGGGAGAGGCTAAAGGAGAGCATCCCAGCGTCCCACCCGGTGTCCCACACGCCCGGAGAGAGCACCAGCCTCAGCCTGGCCCTCAGCCTGGGCCATTCCACTGACAGCCTAGGGCCTTATGGAGATGGAGGGGGCGGTGAGGGCCAGGAGAAGAGGCCCAGCCTGGTGGATCGCCAGGCCTCCACTGTGGAGTACCTTCCAGGCATGCTCCACTCAGGCTGCTCCAAAGGTCTGCTGCCCAAGTTCTCCAGCTGGTCGCTGGTCAAGCTTGGCCCTGCTAAGACCTACAACCCCCACACTGGCCTGGAGCAGCCAGGCTTCCTGCCTGGCTCCTCCTTCCTCCTGCCCTGGGATGTGGTGATTCGCTCCCGCTCTGAAGAGGAGGTGGGCTTAACTGAGCCCTTGGATGGGGGACCCTCCTCCTGGCCGGCCCCCAACAAAACCGTGGCGGGGAAGCGAGGGAGTGCAGGGGGCCTTGGCCGGGGACGCAGGCGGGATGACGTGGCCCGGGCCTTTGTGGGCTTTGAGTACGAGGACAGTAGGGGCCGGCGTTTCCTCAGCTCAGGACCTGATAAAGTGGTGAAAGTGCTGGGGCCTGGAGGGGCCAAAGAGCCGGCCACCAGGGCCCTGAACACAGACATGCCCCTGTACATTCCCTCTCCAGCCCAGGGGCGTGGCCTAAAGACCCACTACGCCCAGCTGGCGCGCCTCTACATTGTGGTCCCTGACGCCCCCCTGGAGATAACACTCAACCCACAG GTCCAACCCGGCCCCCCTCCATGTCCAGTGTTCCACCCCGAGCAGACAGAGCTGGTGCTGCCCCCTGATGGCCTGTGGGTCCTACGTTTCCCCTATTCCTATGTCACAGACCGTGGCCCATGCTACCCACCTAAAGAGAACCAGCCCCTGGCCAGCTACAAGGTCCTCAGAGGCATCCTGCGTGCCAACACTGCAAGCCCTCTTCCACCACAGTAA